A single window of Girardinichthys multiradiatus isolate DD_20200921_A chromosome 15, DD_fGirMul_XY1, whole genome shotgun sequence DNA harbors:
- the LOC124881853 gene encoding uncharacterized protein LOC124881853, protein MAVQLHMRPRGGAPAPPLPQLHMRPQGGALTLPLTQQVVFSVEEADLGRAQLAVVAEQQIPQPVLRSVYTEAPLGPLANNTQLWRACGASDWVIKTVSKGYRLQFVTAPPRFKGIVQSYARGESARVLQEEIISLQHKRAVRLVPQEQSRDGFYSRYFLVPKRGGGLRPILDLRALNTHLRRYSFRMLTHAALIKFARQGDWFVSIDLKDAYFHIPIYPPHRKYLRFAFQGEIYEYLVLPFGLSLSPRVFVKCTEAAIAPLRERGMRLATYIDDWLIAAQSLEELRTHAEMLTLHLTALGFTINWEKSILTPVQTITFIGLSLNSVEFRARLSAERVKAFQACLALFRRGTQVKFRLCLRLLGLMASALAVITLGRLHMCPFQRWVASLSLSPTRHAHRSVLVSLICARALSPWKRPGFLNTGVTMGTILTRKVITTDASLTGWGATHEGMMVNGVWSPQTQTAHINCLELLAVMLALRHFLPFIKGHHVLVRTDNTTVVAYINRQGGLRSRHLHELAYRLIIWTSSHLLSLRATHVPGVMNRGADLLSKGNPRYKEWKLHSEVMTQIWKRYGRAEVDLFASGENAQCPMFFSLTEQQAPLGLDALAHKWPPALLYAFPPLELIIATHARVREGKHSLILIAPRWPGKHWLAEIFQMLHGEPWRLPLRRDLLTQARGEIFHPHPERMALWAWPVRG, encoded by the coding sequence ATGGCCGTGCAGCTGCACATGAGGCCACGAGGGGGAGCTCCCGCTCCACCCTTGCCACAGCTGCACATGAGGCCTCAAGGGGGAGCTCTCACCCTACCTCTAACACAGCAGGTTGTTTTTTCTGTGGAAGAAGCAGACCTGGGACGAGCGCAGCTGGCAGTTGTAGCGGAACAGCAGATCCCTCAGCCGGTGTTGCGCAGTGTTTACACAGAAGCACCTTTAGGTCCACTGGCAAACAACACTCAGCTGTGGCGAGCGTGTGGAGCGTCAGATTGGGTGATAAAGACTGTATCCAAGGGATACAGGCTCCAATTTGTGACAGCCCCACCCCGTTTCAAGGGCATAGTACAGTCATACGCCCGGGGAGAGTCCGCTCGCGTCCTgcaagaggaaataatttccctgcAGCACAAAAGAGCTGTCCGGCTGGTACCGCAGGAGCAAAGCAGAGACGGGTTTTACTCCAGATACTTTCTCGTGCCAAAAAGGGGCGGGGGTCTGCGACCGATATTGGATCTGCGGGCTCTGAACACACATCTGAGACGGTATTCGTTCAGGATGCTAACACACGCAGCTCTGATAAAGTTTGCGcgtcaaggagactggtttgtCTCCATAGACTTGAAAGACGCATATTTCCATATCCCTATATACCCCCCTCACAGAAAATACCTCAGATTTGCGTTTCAGGGAGAGATATACGAGTACCTGGTACTTCCTTTTGGcctctcactgagcccacgTGTGTTCGTGAAATGCACCGAGGCAGCCATCGCGCCTCTGAGGGAAAGGGGGATGCGTCTGGCGACGTATATAGACGATTGGCTGATTGCAGCTCAGTCTTTAGAGGAGCTCAGGACGCATGCCGAGATGCTTACTTTACATCTGACAGCCCTGGGATTCACAATAAACTGGGAAAAGAGCATTTTAACCCCAGTACAAACAATCACCTTCATTGGCCTGTCCCTGAATTCAGTCGAGTTCAGAGCGCGCCTCTCAGCGGAACGAGTAAAAGCCTTTCAGGCTTGTCTGGCACTCTTTCGCAGAGGCACACAGGTGAAATTCAGGTTATGCCTCAGACTGCTCGGTCTGATGGCGTCtgcgctggcagtcatcacactCGGCCGTCTACACATGTGCCCGTTTCAAAGGTGGGTGGCGTCACTCAGCTTGAGCCCCACACGCCATGCTCACCGCAGCGTCCTGGTTTCTCTCATATGTGCACGCGCGCTGAGCCCGTGGAAGCGTCCCGGTTTTCTCAACACCGGCGTTACCATGGGAACCATCCTGACGAGGAAGGTAATTACCACAGATGCCTCGCTGACAGGCTGGGGAGCCACTCACGAGGGAATGATGGTAAACGGCGTTTGGagtccacaaacacagacagctcacaTAAATTGTCTGGAACTCCTGGCCGTGATGCTGGCACTGAGACACTTTCTGCCCTTTATCAAAGGGCACCATGTTTTGGTCAGAACGGACAACACAACAGTGGTTGCTTACATCAACAGACAGGGGGGTCTGCGCTCACGTCATTTACACGAGCTGGCATACAGACTGATAATCTGGACCAGCTCACACTTGCTGTCGCTAAGAGCGACTCACGTGCCAGGGGTAATGAACAGAGGCGCAGATCTGCTGTCAAAGGGCAATCCCCGCTACAAAGAGTGGAAACTCCACAGCGAGGTGATGACCCAGATATGGAAGAGGTACGGCCGAGCGGAGGTCGACCTCTTCGCATCAGGGGAAAATGCTCAGTGTCCgatgtttttctcactgacagAGCAACAAGCTCCGCTTGGGCTGGATGCTTTAGCGCACAAATGGCCGCCGGCCCTACTGTACGCCTTTCCCCCGCTGGAACTGATCATTGCTACTCACGCCAGGGTGCGAGAGGGAAAACACTCACTCATTCTGATAGCTCCCCGCTGGCCAGGGAAACATTGGCTAGCGGAGATTTTTCAGATGCTACATGGCGAGCCATGGCGGCTTCCCCTCCGCAGAGATCTCCTGACGCAGGCACGCGGAGAAATATTTCATCCGCATCCAGAGCGCATGGCCCTATGGGCCTGGCCTGTGAGGGGTTAA